A window of the Miscanthus floridulus cultivar M001 chromosome 14, ASM1932011v1, whole genome shotgun sequence genome harbors these coding sequences:
- the LOC136504836 gene encoding receptor-like protein kinase 7: MPPASPLLALFLAAAIITCAAATTSSSSSQADALLAFMAALTVPPEAAPTFATWDATAASAPCGFTGVTCASGNVTALSLPAHKLSAATVPFADLCASLPSLATLFLPENSLAGGIDGVVACTALRDLNLAFNSFTGSVPDLSPLSGLRRLNVSSNCFDGAFPWRSLAATPGLTLLALGDNPFLAPTAPFPDEVTRLTNLTVLYMSAVKLGGAIPPEIGDLVNLEDLELSDNDLTGEIPSEIARLTRLTHLELYNNSLRGPLPDGFGNLTKLQYFDASQNNLTGTLAELRSLTRLVSLQLFFNGFTGEVPPEFGDFKELVNLSLYNNNLTGELPRSLGSWAPFNFIDVSTNALSGPIPPDMCKQGTMLKLLMLENNFSGGIPETYASCKTLVRFRVSKNSLSGEVPEGLWALPNVNVIDLAGNQFTGSIGDGIGNATAMTILYLAGNRFTGAIPPSIGDAASLETMDLSWNQLSGEIPDSIGRLSRLGSLDIEGNAIGGPIPASLGSCSALSTVNFAGNRLSGAIPAELGNLQRLNSLDVSRNDLSGAVPASLAALKLSSLNMSDNHLTGPVPDALAISAYGESFVGNPGLCATNGAVFLHRCGPSSASRSANATRLAVTCILAVTAVLLAVLGVAIYLQKRRHAAEAAEGLGPAGKLFAKKGSWDLKSFRILAFDEREIIDGVRDENLIGSGGSGNVYRVKLGNGAVVAVKHITRRAAMAAGSTAPSAAMLGGAARRTASVRCREFDSEVGTLSAIRHVNVVKLLCSITSSDGAASLLVYEHLPNGSLYERLHGTGAASAGRKLGGGLGWAERHDVAVGVARGLEYLHHGCDRPILHRDVKSSNILLDESFKPRLADFGLAKILSSSGGESSGGVVAGTLGYMAPEYAYTWKVTEKSDVYSFGVVLLELVTGRPAVVQGEGGETESRDLVDWVSRRLESREKVMSLVDPAIVEGWAREEAVRVLRVAVLCTSRTPSMRPSMRSVVQMLEDAAAAREDDDAKVLEVKVV; encoded by the coding sequence ATGCCGCCCGCCTCCCCCCTCCTCGCCCTCTTCCTCGCTGCCGCCATCATCACCTGCGCCGCCGCcacgacgtcgtcgtcgtcgtcccagGCAGACGCGCTCCTGGCCTTCATGGCCGCCCTCACCGTCCCGCCCGAGGCCGCGCCCACCTTCGCCACGTGGGACGCCACCGCGGCGTCAGCCCCCTGCGGCTTCACCGGCGTCACGTGCGCCAGCGGCAACGTCACGGCGCTCTCCCTGCCGGCACATAAGCTGTCCGCCGCGACGGTCCCGTTCGCCGACCTCTGCGCGTCCCTGCCTTCCCTCGCCACGCTGTTCCTGCCGGAGAACTCCCTGGCGGGCGGCATCGACGGCGTCGTCGCATGCACCGCGCTGCGGGACCTCAACCTCGCGTTCAACAGCTTCACGGGCTCGGTGCCGGACCTGTCGCCGCTGTCCGGGCTGCGCAGGCTCAACGTCTCCTCCAACTGCTTCGACGGCGCGTTCCCGTGGCGCTCGCTCGCCGCGACGCCGGGCCTCACCCTGCTCGCGCTCGGCGACAACCCGTTCCTGGCCCCCACCGCGCCGTTCCCGGACGAGGTCACGAGGCTCACCAACCTCACCGTGCTCTACATGTCCGCGGTCAAGCTCGGCGGCGCCATCCCGCCGGAGATCGGCGACCTGGTCAACCTCGAGGACCTCGAGCTCTCCGACAACGACCTCACCGGCGAGATCCCGTCGGAGATCGCCAGGCTCACCAGACTCACCCATCTCGAGCTCTACAACAACTCGCTCCGCGGCCCGCTGCCCGACGGCTTCGGAAACCTCACCAAGCTGCAGTACTTCGACGCGTCGCAGAACAACCTCACCGGCACGCTCGCCGAGCTCCGGTCCCTCACGCGGCTCGTGTCGCTGCAGCTGTTCTTCAACGGCTTCACCGGCGAGGTACCCCCGGAGTTCGGCGACTTCAAGGAGCTCGTGAACCTGTCCCTCTACAATAACAACCTCACCGGTGAGCTGCCGCGGAGCCTCGGCAGCTGGGCGCCGTTCAACTTCATCGACGTGTCCACCAACGCGCTCTCGGGGCCCATCCCGCCGGACATGTGCAAGCAGGGCACCATGCTGAAGCTGCTCATGCTCGAgaacaacttctccggcgggatCCCGGAGACGTACGCCAGCTGCAAGACGCTGGTGAGGTTCCGGGTCAGCAAGAACAGCCTCTCTGGCGAGGTGCCCGAGGGGTTGTGGGCGCTACCCAACGTCAACGTGATCGACCTTGCCGGGAACCAGTTCACCGGCAGCATCGGTGACGGAATTGGGAACGCCACCGCGATGACCATCCTCTACCTGGCAGGGAATCGGTTCACCGGCGCGATACCGCCGTCGATCGGCGACGCGGCGAGCCTCGAGACCATGGACCTGTCGTGGAACCAGCTCTCCGGCGAGATACCGGACAGCATCGGGAGGCTGTCCCGTCTCGGCAGCCTCGACATTGAGGGGAACGCGATCGGCGGGCCGATTCCGGCGAGCCTGGGCTCCTGCTCGGCGCTTAGCACGGTCAATTTCGCCGGGAACAGGCTCTCTGGCGCGATCCCCGCGGAGCTGGGCAACCTGCAGCGGCTGAATTCCCTCGACGTTTCCAGGAACGATCTCTCTGGCGCCGTGCCGGCGAGCCTCGCCGCGCTGAAGCTGAGCAGCCTGAACATGTCCGACAACCATCTCACCGGGCCCGTTCCGGATGCGCTGGCCATCTCGGCCTACGGCGAGAGCTTCGTCGGGAACCCGGGGCTGTGCGCCACCAACGGCGCTGTCTTCCTCCACCGCTGCGGTCCGAGCTCGGCGAGCCGGTCAGCGAACGCGACGCGCCTGGCCGTCACGTGCATCCTCGCCGTCACGGCGGTGCTGCTGGCGGTGCTCGGCGTGGCCATATACCTGCAGAAGCGGCGGCACGCGGCGGAGGCCGCCGAAGGCCTCGGCCCCGCGGGGAAGCTGTTCGCCAAAAAGGGGTCCTGGGACCTCAAGTCATTCCGAATCCTGGCGTTCGACGAGCGGGAGATCATCGACGGCGTCCGCGACGAGAACCTGATCGGCAGCGGCGGGTCCGGGAACGTGTACCGCGTGAAGCTGGGCAACGGcgcagtggtggcggtgaagcACATCACGCGAAGGGCGGCGATGGCGGCGGGGAGCACGGCGCCGTCGGCGGCCATGCTGGGCGGGGCTGCGCGGCGGACGGCGTCGGTGCGGTGCCGCGAGTTCGACTCAGAGGTGGGGACGCTGAGCGCGATCCGGCACGTGAACGTGGTGAAGCTGCTGTGCAGCATCACGAGCTCGGACGGCGCGGCGAGCCTGCTGGTGTACGAGCACCTCCCGAACGGCAGCCTGTACGAGCGGCTGCACGGGACcggggcggcgtcggcggggcgGAAGCTGGGCGGCGGGCTCGGGTGGGCGGAGCGGCACGACGTGGCGGTGGGCGTGGCGAGGGGGCTCGAGTACCTCCACCACGGCTGCGACCGCCCCATCCTCCACCGCGACGTCAAGTCCAGCAACATCCTGCTGGACGAGTCCTTCAAGCCGCGGCTCGCCGACTTCGGGCTCGCCAAGATCCTCAGCTCGTCCGGCGGCGAGTCGTCCGGCGGCGTTGTGGCCGGCACGCTGGGGTACATGGCGCCGGAGTACGCGTACACGTGGAAGGTGACGGAGAAgagcgacgtgtacagcttcggcgtgGTGCTGCTGGAGCTGGTGACGGGTCGGCCGGCGGTGGTGCAGGGGGAGGGAGGCGAGACCGAGAGCCGGGACCTGGTGGACTGGGTGTCGCGGCGGCTGGAGAGCCGGGAGAAGGTGATGTCCCTGGTG